Proteins encoded within one genomic window of Terriglobales bacterium:
- the msrP gene encoding protein-methionine-sulfoxide reductase catalytic subunit MsrP produces the protein MLIKKAKKIASSEITPKDVYLNRRKFLMGVSAMAGAAAIGGVGREMAFPTQVAFANTKIDGIQKSPLSTTGEKLTALDKITNYNNYYEFSTDKYEPSGLSKDFKTRPWTVKVEGLVKKPKEYDVDSIIKMSAPEERVYRHRCVEGWSMVMPWVGFSLSTLINKIEPLGKAKYVEFTTLLDPKQMPGQRRGVLDWPYVEGLRMDEAMHPLAILCFGLYGEVLPNQDGAPLRIIVPWKYGFKSAKAIVKIRFTDEQPVSAWTKAAPNEYGFYSNVNPEVDHPRWSQAKERRIGEDFFSKRATLKFNGYGDQVAHLYNGMDLRKNF, from the coding sequence TTGTTGATTAAGAAGGCGAAGAAGATTGCTTCATCCGAGATTACGCCCAAAGACGTCTACCTGAACCGTCGGAAGTTCCTGATGGGAGTCTCGGCGATGGCCGGAGCGGCGGCCATTGGAGGCGTGGGCCGGGAGATGGCTTTTCCGACACAAGTTGCCTTCGCAAATACTAAGATTGATGGAATTCAGAAAAGCCCGCTGAGCACCACGGGCGAGAAGCTTACTGCTCTCGACAAGATCACTAACTACAACAACTACTATGAGTTCTCGACCGACAAGTACGAGCCCTCCGGTCTGTCGAAAGACTTCAAAACGCGGCCGTGGACGGTGAAAGTGGAAGGCTTGGTCAAGAAGCCGAAAGAATATGACGTAGATTCGATCATCAAGATGAGCGCGCCGGAGGAGCGCGTTTACCGGCACCGCTGCGTTGAAGGCTGGTCCATGGTGATGCCGTGGGTGGGATTTTCGCTAAGCACATTGATCAACAAGATTGAGCCGCTCGGGAAAGCAAAATACGTGGAGTTCACTACACTACTCGATCCCAAGCAGATGCCGGGTCAGCGCCGCGGAGTACTGGATTGGCCGTATGTCGAAGGGCTGCGTATGGACGAAGCCATGCACCCGCTGGCCATCTTGTGCTTCGGCTTGTATGGCGAAGTGCTGCCCAATCAGGATGGGGCGCCCCTGCGCATCATCGTTCCCTGGAAGTACGGCTTTAAGAGCGCGAAGGCGATCGTGAAGATCCGCTTCACAGACGAGCAACCGGTGAGCGCCTGGACCAAAGCCGCGCCCAATGAATATGGATTCTATTCAAACGTGAATCCGGAGGTTGACCACCCGCGTTGGAGCCAGGCGAAAGAGCGCCGCATCGGCGAGGACTTTTTTTCTAAACGTGCGACGCTGAAGTTCAACGGCTATGGCGATCAGGTGGCGCACCTCTACAATGGCATGGACCTGAGGAAAAATTTCTAG
- a CDS encoding 3'-5' exonuclease, giving the protein MSFLMFFAHLGVHTSDWREACLPFKTLNEMVETTTGHVSIATMHLAKGLEFRAVAVMACDDEIVPLQNRIEAVGEESDLKEIYETERHLLYVACTRARDDLLITSVEPASELLNDLQV; this is encoded by the coding sequence ATGTCCTTCCTCATGTTTTTTGCTCACCTCGGGGTACACACCTCAGATTGGCGCGAGGCGTGCCTACCGTTCAAGACTCTCAACGAAATGGTCGAAACAACAACTGGCCATGTGTCAATCGCTACGATGCACCTGGCAAAAGGCTTGGAATTTCGCGCCGTAGCTGTAATGGCCTGCGATGACGAGATCGTGCCATTGCAGAATCGGATCGAAGCCGTAGGAGAGGAAAGCGATCTGAAAGAGATTTATGAGACAGAACGCCACCTGCTTTACGTTGCATGTACACGGGCAAGAGACGATTTGCTTATCACAAGCGTTGAACCAGCCTCAGAGCTTCTCAATGATCTGCAGGTATGA
- a CDS encoding alpha-galactosidase produces MRSLRPLLLPTVLILVALPAFGQRRKSARPQPPAPIASIQAQGLTVTAFRDGSYSLSARGIASPVLRAQSAAQIDFRWLPSSAYAQHQAVESAFQDDLGSGRALTVTHSGLPDQPDLVCIFHLYQSQAWGDLEVRLRNNAGKAITVQAIRSLETSAEPVINLGGPASSDRILSDSYSEDRPALKIMDLSEPTNGMHRAVGSQLIYNRQSGQSLFLGALTSNRLLTILHLKFQAGEARLASYDVTATGTTEILKGESLKESPPEDQIALSVPVNSGESLSGERLMFAIGPDYHAQLEAYGRAIRQLHKARVSAPTPMGWWSWTAYYFGLSQGTALTNAGWLAEHLKELGYDYFHMDEGYQYARGEYATPDASHFPRGVGYVGDQVRRLGLTFGVWTAPFEVSERSSVFQNHKDWLVHNAAGQPIHLGHVNKDKDQLYALDPTNPAAQDYLRQTYRTLVHDWGVRYIKLDFMDDSTVEGFYSRPHTTALEAQRIGLQVIRDTVGDEVLLDKDGSPMLNPVGLVDTGRTSVDTGHTFAASREALPGIAARYYMNRNFFIDDPDAFTVSRQTIPEHGWHNSDQPLTLDEAKVSIALSAVSGGMYEIGDDLPTLGLDADRLALVQNKDLLDMARLGHAAVPLDLMTYATEDQMPSIFLLREDKRQAILAVFNWTEQPRSHTVSLADLKLPSSGKYQASDALNQDSAIPLTNGALSLENQPPHSVRVLKLIDTSISAAAPTITADVPSSAKAGEVITLSAHGDPAAVPALRYRWDFGDGTHADGPIAHHAYTITGSRTVKLTVDGIDGVPAEKTFTVEVTGAIDTIFKPAEKRRWQP; encoded by the coding sequence ATGAGAAGCTTGCGGCCTCTCCTGTTGCCCACAGTGTTGATTTTGGTGGCTCTGCCTGCATTTGGGCAGCGCCGGAAATCCGCGCGCCCGCAGCCTCCCGCTCCCATCGCTTCCATTCAAGCCCAGGGACTCACGGTCACCGCCTTCCGGGACGGCTCCTATTCGCTTTCCGCCCGCGGAATTGCCAGTCCCGTGTTGCGTGCCCAGTCTGCAGCGCAGATTGATTTTCGTTGGCTGCCCTCGAGCGCCTATGCCCAGCATCAAGCGGTTGAGTCCGCATTCCAGGACGATCTCGGATCAGGGCGCGCGCTCACAGTTACCCATTCCGGCCTGCCGGACCAGCCCGATTTGGTCTGCATTTTTCATTTGTATCAGTCGCAAGCGTGGGGCGACCTGGAGGTTCGCCTGCGGAATAACGCAGGCAAGGCGATCACCGTGCAAGCCATCCGCAGCCTGGAGACTTCCGCCGAGCCGGTCATAAATCTGGGTGGCCCAGCATCCTCCGACCGCATACTGTCTGATAGCTACAGCGAAGACCGTCCCGCACTGAAGATCATGGATTTAAGTGAGCCCACAAACGGCATGCATCGTGCCGTAGGCAGCCAGCTCATCTATAACCGCCAGAGTGGGCAAAGTCTTTTTCTCGGGGCACTGACTTCGAACCGTTTGCTTACAATTCTTCATCTGAAGTTCCAGGCAGGTGAGGCGCGACTCGCTTCCTACGACGTCACCGCTACTGGCACCACGGAAATTTTGAAAGGCGAATCACTGAAGGAATCGCCGCCCGAAGATCAGATCGCTCTCAGCGTGCCCGTCAATTCCGGCGAGAGCCTTTCGGGAGAGCGCCTGATGTTCGCCATTGGTCCTGACTACCACGCCCAGCTCGAGGCCTATGGCCGGGCTATCCGCCAGCTCCATAAAGCCCGTGTTAGCGCTCCCACTCCTATGGGCTGGTGGAGTTGGACCGCCTATTATTTTGGCCTCAGCCAGGGCACCGCGCTCACGAATGCGGGCTGGCTGGCTGAACATCTCAAAGAACTCGGCTACGACTACTTCCACATGGATGAGGGCTATCAATACGCGCGCGGTGAATACGCCACGCCCGATGCCAGCCATTTCCCTCGCGGCGTAGGATATGTCGGCGACCAGGTACGCCGGCTCGGCCTGACCTTCGGGGTTTGGACGGCGCCTTTCGAAGTCTCTGAGCGGTCTTCGGTGTTTCAGAATCACAAAGACTGGCTGGTGCACAATGCTGCCGGTCAGCCCATTCATCTGGGGCACGTTAACAAGGATAAAGATCAGCTCTACGCACTCGATCCGACCAACCCAGCCGCCCAGGACTATCTGCGCCAGACCTACCGCACGTTGGTCCACGATTGGGGCGTCCGTTACATCAAACTCGATTTCATGGACGACTCTACCGTCGAAGGCTTTTATTCTCGACCGCACACCACTGCCCTCGAAGCCCAGCGCATTGGCCTGCAGGTGATTCGCGATACCGTCGGGGACGAAGTCCTGCTCGATAAAGACGGCAGCCCTATGCTCAACCCAGTTGGCCTGGTGGACACCGGCCGCACCTCGGTTGATACCGGCCACACTTTCGCTGCCAGCCGCGAAGCGCTTCCCGGCATCGCCGCGCGCTACTACATGAACCGGAACTTTTTCATTGACGACCCTGACGCGTTCACCGTTTCGCGCCAGACCATTCCCGAGCACGGATGGCACAACAGCGATCAGCCCCTGACGCTTGACGAAGCGAAAGTTTCTATTGCGCTCTCTGCGGTTTCTGGCGGCATGTATGAAATTGGTGACGATCTGCCTACGCTTGGCCTCGATGCCGATCGCCTGGCGCTGGTGCAGAATAAAGACTTGCTCGATATGGCGCGCCTCGGCCACGCAGCGGTGCCCCTCGATCTGATGACTTACGCCACCGAGGACCAGATGCCCAGTATCTTTCTTCTACGCGAAGACAAGCGACAAGCGATCCTCGCAGTGTTCAATTGGACCGAGCAGCCACGCTCCCATACGGTGTCACTTGCCGATTTGAAACTGCCTTCCAGCGGAAAATACCAGGCATCTGATGCTCTGAATCAGGATTCAGCCATTCCATTAACCAATGGCGCTCTTTCACTGGAAAATCAGCCACCACACTCGGTACGTGTGCTCAAACTTATTGACACATCAATTTCCGCGGCTGCCCCAACAATTACTGCCGACGTTCCCTCCAGCGCGAAAGCCGGCGAAGTGATTACGCTCTCCGCGCACGGCGATCCCGCAGCCGTTCCGGCCTTGCGCTATCGCTGGGATTTCGGCGATGGTACCCACGCGGATGGTCCGATTGCGCATCACGCGTATACCATAACCGGCAGCCGCACTGTGAAGCTCACGGTGGATGGAATAGATGGAGTGCCCGCCGAGAAGACTTTTACTGTGGAAGTCACCGGCGCCATTGACACGATTTTCAAGCCAGCCGAGAAGCGCCGCTGGCAGCCGTAG
- a CDS encoding SIS domain-containing protein, producing MGQDKQEAGKYTLAEILSQPQCWTDCLRNIEKGQLTKIREQFGHGSEWLFIGCGSSYYLGMAAAATWTAVAGLRASAVPASEVLLFPELVPTGPTTVPVLISRSGQTSETLRAAEYLEHTRNLRTLAVSCAPGRPLAKVASGCLCLPDADEKSTVMTRSFSSMLLALQLLAASVANKHAFNKALHQLPSLTAAMLAPLKGRIGEFLSANTFADYVFLGQGPFYGLASESMLKVKEMSCSYAQVFHTLEFRHGPKAIITPEVLVTFLLSEAGYEAEVEVLEELKQLGAKTLVVTNAADARARAASDLLVELAIDIPEYARLAAYMFTGHLLGLLTGLKKGLDPDKPRYLSRAVVLGEEREKPEHAAH from the coding sequence ATGGGCCAGGACAAGCAGGAGGCGGGGAAATACACACTGGCGGAGATACTGTCGCAACCGCAGTGCTGGACCGACTGCCTACGGAACATTGAAAAAGGGCAACTCACAAAAATCCGGGAACAATTTGGGCACGGCTCGGAGTGGCTGTTCATCGGCTGCGGCTCGAGTTATTACCTGGGGATGGCTGCGGCTGCCACATGGACAGCAGTAGCTGGCTTGCGGGCGAGCGCCGTACCGGCTTCCGAAGTGCTGTTGTTTCCTGAGCTGGTGCCAACCGGGCCGACAACTGTTCCGGTTTTGATTTCACGCTCGGGGCAGACTTCGGAGACCTTGCGCGCGGCTGAATACCTGGAGCACACGCGCAACCTGCGCACACTTGCCGTGAGCTGCGCGCCCGGTCGGCCTTTGGCCAAGGTGGCGAGCGGCTGCCTGTGTCTGCCCGATGCCGACGAAAAAAGCACAGTCATGACGCGATCATTCAGCTCCATGCTGCTCGCGTTGCAATTGCTCGCAGCCAGCGTCGCCAACAAGCACGCATTCAACAAGGCGCTGCACCAACTTCCCAGCCTGACGGCAGCGATGCTTGCGCCGTTGAAGGGAAGGATCGGCGAGTTCCTGTCAGCAAATACTTTTGCCGACTACGTGTTTCTGGGGCAGGGGCCGTTTTATGGTTTGGCGTCTGAGAGCATGCTGAAGGTGAAGGAAATGTCGTGCTCCTACGCCCAGGTGTTTCACACACTGGAATTCCGTCACGGACCGAAGGCCATTATCACTCCGGAAGTGCTGGTGACGTTTCTGCTTTCTGAAGCCGGGTACGAGGCCGAGGTCGAGGTCCTGGAGGAGCTCAAACAGCTGGGCGCGAAGACGCTGGTGGTGACCAATGCTGCGGATGCGCGAGCGCGAGCGGCGTCGGATCTGCTGGTCGAGTTGGCAATCGATATCCCGGAATATGCACGCTTGGCAGCTTACATGTTCACGGGACACTTGCTCGGCCTTTTGACAGGATTGAAGAAGGGGTTGGATCCCGATAAACCGCGATATTTATCTCGAGCAGTAGTACTGGGCGAAGAACGCGAGAAACCTGAACATGCCGCGCATTGA
- a CDS encoding amidohydrolase family protein, whose product MKRGAIFFVLFSSSFVLYAQDQQTSQPGITYKSAPDAEQRKTLLLRDFHPQSMMHARVHKVERARFPVIDVHNHINDAEGIDEHVPPQKVIEAMDATNVRTLVILTGRWGEQLQRVIDEMVKPYPGRFMVFTQVDWSKINDPDFSQEMVRQLDDAVRRGARGLKVLKDFGLQVRDKSSGKLVAVDDPRLDPVWEECGRLGIPVAIHVTDPEAFFHPTDATNERYEELSEHPDWSFYDHDFPSKESILAARDRMFAKHPHTTFIALHVANWPENLDYVSALLDRLPNVMTEFGARQAELGRQPRRAREFFVKYQDRIMFGTDSPPNVDTYQNHFRWLETGDEYFHYAGYPGQGRWEIYGMELPPEVLEKIYHLNAERIFAQFKGTSAAAMGAHR is encoded by the coding sequence ATGAAACGTGGCGCCATTTTCTTTGTGCTTTTTTCATCGTCCTTCGTGCTGTACGCACAAGACCAACAAACTTCTCAGCCTGGCATCACCTACAAGTCCGCGCCCGACGCCGAGCAGCGCAAAACTCTTCTGCTGCGCGATTTCCATCCCCAATCCATGATGCACGCACGAGTGCACAAGGTTGAGCGCGCTCGTTTTCCGGTGATTGATGTGCACAACCACATCAACGACGCGGAGGGCATTGACGAGCACGTCCCGCCCCAGAAAGTGATCGAGGCTATGGACGCTACTAACGTTCGCACCCTCGTTATCCTCACCGGCCGTTGGGGGGAGCAATTGCAACGCGTCATTGATGAAATGGTCAAACCTTATCCCGGCCGGTTCATGGTGTTTACGCAGGTTGATTGGAGCAAAATTAACGATCCTGACTTCAGTCAGGAGATGGTGCGGCAGCTTGACGACGCCGTTCGCCGCGGAGCACGTGGACTTAAAGTTTTAAAAGACTTCGGGCTGCAGGTGCGGGACAAATCATCCGGCAAACTGGTCGCGGTTGACGATCCCCGGCTCGATCCGGTGTGGGAAGAGTGTGGCCGCCTGGGCATCCCGGTCGCCATCCACGTAACCGACCCCGAAGCATTCTTCCATCCCACGGATGCTACCAACGAGCGTTATGAGGAACTAAGCGAGCACCCCGACTGGAGCTTCTACGATCATGATTTTCCCAGCAAAGAATCCATCCTCGCAGCGCGCGACCGTATGTTTGCCAAGCATCCGCACACGACGTTTATTGCTCTGCACGTCGCCAACTGGCCAGAGAATCTCGATTACGTTTCCGCGCTGCTCGACCGACTTCCCAACGTGATGACCGAATTCGGCGCGCGCCAGGCGGAACTCGGACGCCAGCCGCGCCGTGCCCGCGAATTTTTCGTCAAGTATCAGGACCGAATCATGTTCGGGACCGACTCCCCGCCCAACGTGGACACCTACCAGAATCATTTCCGCTGGCTGGAAACTGGCGATGAGTATTTCCACTACGCTGGTTATCCTGGCCAGGGCCGCTGGGAGATCTACGGAATGGAACTGCCGCCAGAGGTTTTAGAGAAGATTTACCATCTCAATGCCGAGCGCATTTTCGCACAGTTTAAGGGGACCTCGGCCGCCGCAATGGGAGCTCACAGATGA
- a CDS encoding protein-methionine-sulfoxide reductase heme-binding subunit MsrQ translates to MKRIRGIKVVVFVACLAPLARLAWKGFTVGLGANPIEVITHATGDWTLRFLLITLSITPLRKLLRAPSLIRFRRMLGLFAFFYGTLHFTTYIWLDKFFDWHEMVKDIGKRPFITVGFTALVLLIPLAATSTAGMIRRLGGHRWQMLHRLIYVSATLGVIHYLWLVKKDIRDPLFYGSILTILLGYRLVVWASAASKRRAVAGLRGSSVDRPVELSS, encoded by the coding sequence ATGAAGAGGATTCGCGGCATCAAGGTTGTGGTGTTCGTGGCGTGCCTGGCGCCGCTGGCTCGCCTAGCTTGGAAAGGCTTCACTGTCGGGCTGGGCGCGAACCCCATTGAAGTAATCACTCATGCGACCGGGGATTGGACACTTAGATTTCTGCTGATCACGCTCAGCATTACCCCGCTCCGAAAACTCTTGCGCGCCCCTTCGCTGATCCGGTTTCGGCGAATGCTGGGGTTGTTCGCTTTCTTCTATGGGACCCTGCACTTTACGACCTACATCTGGCTGGACAAATTCTTTGATTGGCACGAGATGGTGAAAGACATTGGCAAACGGCCTTTCATCACCGTCGGTTTTACCGCTCTTGTACTGCTTATCCCACTGGCGGCAACTTCGACCGCGGGCATGATCCGGCGTCTGGGTGGACACCGCTGGCAAATGCTACACCGATTGATTTACGTCAGCGCGACCCTGGGCGTGATTCATTATTTGTGGCTGGTTAAAAAAGACATTCGCGATCCCCTGTTTTACGGATCAATACTCACCATCTTGCTGGGGTATCGCCTGGTGGTGTGGGCGTCAGCGGCCTCAAAGCGGAGAGCTGTCGCCGGCCTGCGTGGCAGCAGTGTTGATCGCCCAGTGGAATTGTCCTCCTAG
- a CDS encoding carbohydrate kinase family protein: protein MPRIDVSIAGELNLDLILYGLPEQLVPERELLAEGMMLTLGSSSGIVAHNLAALGAKVGFSSRIGDDALGKIALERLRAAGVDVSRVRKSRGASSGLTVILPHAKWRNILTYPGTIFELRFEDLDLEYLASARHFHLCSMFLQRGLRPRVAELFREMKAAGLSTSLDTNDDPDDHWKGVSKVLKYVDVFLPNEREACKITRTDDVEKAVKLLADLVPTLVVKRGKRGAIARQAGKEFVRRGVAVNAIDPVGAGDSFDAGFIYQYVRGEDIETCLRYGNLAGAFSTTKPGGTEAFRDGKAMKEFFGSQKLSPQRTRRGNRA from the coding sequence ATGCCGCGCATTGACGTGAGCATTGCCGGGGAATTGAACCTCGACTTAATTCTTTACGGTCTCCCGGAACAACTGGTGCCCGAACGCGAACTGCTGGCCGAGGGCATGATGCTGACGCTGGGGAGTTCATCGGGCATTGTCGCGCACAACCTGGCAGCCTTGGGCGCGAAGGTAGGCTTCAGCTCGCGCATTGGCGACGATGCCCTCGGAAAGATCGCGCTAGAGCGTCTGCGCGCCGCCGGGGTGGACGTTTCGCGAGTGCGAAAGTCGCGCGGCGCAAGCTCGGGTCTCACTGTAATCCTGCCACACGCGAAGTGGCGCAACATCCTCACATATCCGGGGACGATCTTTGAGCTGCGATTTGAGGATTTGGACCTGGAGTATCTTGCCTCAGCCAGGCATTTCCATTTGTGCTCGATGTTTTTGCAACGCGGACTTCGGCCTCGTGTCGCAGAGCTATTCCGCGAGATGAAAGCCGCAGGGTTAAGCACGTCCCTGGATACCAACGATGATCCGGACGACCACTGGAAAGGTGTGAGCAAAGTGCTGAAGTACGTGGATGTTTTCCTGCCGAATGAGCGCGAGGCGTGCAAGATCACGCGCACGGACGATGTTGAAAAGGCGGTGAAGCTATTAGCCGACCTGGTGCCGACGCTCGTAGTGAAGCGAGGCAAGCGAGGAGCCATCGCGCGGCAGGCGGGCAAAGAATTTGTGAGACGCGGCGTGGCGGTGAACGCCATTGATCCGGTGGGAGCGGGGGACAGCTTCGATGCCGGGTTCATTTATCAGTATGTGCGAGGGGAGGATATTGAAACCTGCTTGAGATACGGAAACCTGGCGGGGGCGTTTTCAACCACCAAACCGGGGGGGACGGAGGCTTTCCGGGATGGGAAGGCGATGAAGGAATTCTTCGGAAGTCAAAAGCTTTCACCACAAAGGACACGAAGGGGTAATCGCGCTTGA
- a CDS encoding alpha-galactosidase: MICSVLLITLLGVNIACSHSPNLPKADAAPSPVSVLVNPNGPVVIRTTGAEFDILPTGYLQASLLKEGGQKLSLDDPPANTSADYAIVAGKPTRFTLDFSQTRIVPASGKLGRGKRVEIPASSAVSGLQSTLAVEVYDDFPTLALSTVNYKNSGSADVRLDGAVAQQHRFNAALADSKAAPYDMWSFQGSSYEWGKDDVIHLPKKFSQPNLMGVQLKNGTGGGIPVVAFWTANVGEAIGHVETLPLVLSLPVKTAADGVSTQMQLQPNLTLKPGDSYSTPRSFVAVYSGDFYEPLHLYSTTLSREGWNLPKPSNESYNISWCGWGYEFNVTPAQMLGTIPKLKEFNIKWATLDDRWFNNYGDWEPRADTFPGDSMKKMVDGFHKQGIFAQIWWLPLGVEDGQGKWESHRYAVSNVVKEHPDWLILNQEGKHARMIRNLATLCPAVPEVQAYYKKLTEKFIRDWDFDGHKLDNIYTVPACYNPKHHHKSPQDSINAMAEVYKQIFQTTRALKPESVTQSCPCGTPPSLAWLPYMDQAVTADPVGSVQVRRRIKMYKALLGPEAAVYGDHVELTKINFKKNNEADIGRDFASTVGTGGVVGTKFTWADANPRFKTVALTADKENWWKKWIDIYNQKMLSRGQFRNLYTYGYDVPEGYAIEKNGKMYYAFFTPDGEKKWKGEIELRGLTPGKYHVSDYVNNKDLGTVEVTANHAPKLPASFAEQLLLEVSKQ, from the coding sequence ATGATCTGTTCTGTTCTGTTGATCACGTTGCTGGGCGTGAACATCGCCTGCTCTCATTCGCCCAACCTACCCAAAGCTGACGCCGCACCCTCTCCCGTTTCTGTGCTGGTGAATCCCAATGGTCCGGTTGTCATTCGCACCACCGGCGCCGAGTTCGACATCCTGCCGACCGGCTACCTTCAGGCCTCTCTATTAAAAGAAGGAGGCCAAAAGCTTAGCCTTGATGACCCGCCCGCTAATACGTCTGCGGATTACGCTATCGTTGCCGGCAAGCCCACACGCTTTACTCTGGATTTTTCGCAGACCCGCATTGTTCCCGCGAGCGGCAAGCTGGGCCGCGGGAAGCGCGTAGAGATTCCCGCCAGCAGTGCTGTGTCTGGCCTCCAGAGCACCCTGGCCGTCGAGGTTTATGACGATTTTCCTACTCTTGCGCTTAGCACGGTGAATTACAAGAATTCAGGCAGCGCAGACGTCAGACTTGACGGCGCCGTTGCCCAGCAGCACCGATTCAACGCCGCGCTCGCCGATAGCAAGGCTGCGCCCTACGATATGTGGTCATTCCAAGGCTCAAGCTATGAGTGGGGCAAGGACGATGTGATTCATCTGCCCAAGAAATTTTCTCAGCCTAATCTCATGGGCGTGCAACTAAAGAACGGCACGGGTGGCGGTATTCCCGTGGTTGCTTTCTGGACCGCCAACGTCGGCGAAGCCATTGGTCATGTCGAAACTTTGCCCCTGGTTCTCTCGTTGCCGGTGAAGACAGCGGCCGACGGAGTCTCCACGCAAATGCAATTGCAACCCAACCTCACACTCAAGCCGGGAGACAGCTACTCCACCCCCCGCAGTTTCGTGGCGGTTTACTCCGGCGACTTTTATGAACCGTTGCACCTTTACTCCACCACTCTTTCGCGCGAGGGCTGGAACCTGCCTAAGCCTTCCAACGAGTCTTACAACATTTCCTGGTGTGGCTGGGGATACGAATTCAACGTCACGCCCGCACAAATGCTGGGCACCATTCCCAAGCTGAAAGAGTTCAACATCAAGTGGGCCACCCTCGACGACCGTTGGTTCAACAATTATGGCGACTGGGAGCCCCGCGCGGACACTTTTCCCGGCGACTCCATGAAGAAAATGGTGGATGGGTTTCACAAGCAAGGCATCTTCGCGCAAATCTGGTGGCTGCCGCTCGGGGTGGAAGACGGCCAAGGCAAATGGGAGTCGCACCGCTATGCGGTCTCTAACGTCGTGAAAGAGCATCCTGACTGGCTCATCCTCAACCAGGAAGGAAAGCACGCGCGCATGATCCGCAATCTGGCCACACTCTGCCCGGCAGTTCCCGAAGTGCAGGCCTACTACAAAAAATTGACGGAGAAATTCATCCGCGATTGGGACTTCGACGGGCACAAGCTCGACAACATCTATACCGTGCCCGCCTGCTACAACCCCAAGCATCACCACAAGTCGCCGCAGGATTCCATTAACGCCATGGCTGAGGTGTACAAGCAGATTTTCCAGACCACGCGCGCCTTGAAACCTGAGAGTGTCACCCAGAGCTGTCCCTGCGGGACCCCGCCCAGCCTGGCTTGGCTGCCATACATGGACCAGGCAGTCACCGCCGATCCGGTCGGCTCAGTGCAAGTACGCCGCCGCATCAAGATGTACAAAGCATTGCTCGGACCCGAAGCTGCGGTTTATGGCGACCACGTTGAGCTCACCAAGATTAACTTCAAAAAGAATAACGAAGCAGATATCGGGCGCGATTTCGCTTCCACGGTCGGCACCGGCGGAGTGGTCGGCACGAAGTTCACCTGGGCTGATGCCAATCCACGTTTCAAGACCGTCGCGCTCACCGCGGACAAAGAGAACTGGTGGAAGAAGTGGATTGATATCTACAACCAGAAAATGCTTTCGCGCGGCCAGTTTCGTAACCTCTATACCTATGGTTACGACGTCCCTGAAGGCTACGCGATTGAGAAGAACGGGAAGATGTATTACGCCTTCTTCACTCCCGACGGCGAAAAGAAATGGAAGGGAGAGATCGAACTTCGTGGCCTGACCCCAGGCAAGTACCACGTGTCTGATTACGTGAACAACAAAGATCTGGGCACGGTTGAGGTGACCGCGAACCACGCTCCCAAGCTGCCAGCCTCATTCGCTGAGCAATTGCTCCTCGAAGTCAGCAAACAATAG